From Primulina tabacum isolate GXHZ01 chromosome 2, ASM2559414v2, whole genome shotgun sequence, one genomic window encodes:
- the LOC142537668 gene encoding uncharacterized protein LOC142537668, which produces MPPRQAIDRLKGAESEADETQNRYEDRGPPPPPPQPDMHTQMMAGMTQFFAQFAGNNAAAVARPPRPEAICERFMRMNPKEFTGTSDTMVAEGWIKSLEVTFRFMELEDVDRVRCATYLFGGDARLWWEGASVALDLATLSWTRFREVFFSKYFTDDVRSRALAAEQGQRDIENDRQGKRPFQAPHRPPQQHQQQHKRPFHGPSRSRDQHQQQQQQGRVVPRRQEYPVCARINSGKLLGLDSCSNLSGRIFIGGASTNALIDSGATHSFISETFAISIEVKTIGLDVAYSVVIPSGEEMAATSVVRDIDLELHGNLVYADLIVLPMPEFDIILGMDWLHKNRVLIDFQRRSVLVRPLGRKQFLFEPDRYFNLPIMISCIQARKLMHRGCRAFIATIISVPEVPSQSVADVPVVRDFSDFFPDDVSGRPPVREVEFSIDLMPESRGSQQASDRSIADVAEAQAVR; this is translated from the exons atgcctcctagacaagCTATTGACCGCTTGAAGGGTGCTGAGAGCGAGGCTGATGAGACTCAGAACCGTTATGAGGATAGAGGTCCACCGCCACCTCCTCCACAACCTGATATGCATACCCAGATGATGgcgggtatgactcagttcttcgcacagtttgcggggaacaatgctgcagcGGTAGCAAGGCCGCCTAGGCCCGAGGCTATATGTGAGCGGTTCATGAGGatgaacccgaaggagttcactGGGACGTCTGATACCATggttgctgagggatggattaagtccctagAGGTTACTTTCAGATTTATGGAGCTGGAGGATGTTGACAGGGTCCGCTGTGCGACCTATCTttttggaggagacgcccgtCTATGGTGGGAGGGCGCATCTGTAGCTCTGGATCTAGCTACTCTCAGTTGGACGCGCTTTAGAGAGGTATTCTTCTCTAAGTATTTTACTGATGACGTGCGTTcgag AGCTCTTGCTGCAGAGCAGGGTCAGAGAGATATCGAGAATGACCGCCAGGGTAAGCGGCCATTTCAGGCACCCCAccgccctcctcagcagcatcagcagcagcataagaggcctttccatggcCCATCAAGGAGCAGAGATCAGCAccagcaacagcagcagcagggacgtgtgGTCCCGAGGAGGCAGGAGTACCCGGTCTGTGCCAG GATTAATTCTGGTAAATTATTGGGTTTAGATAgttgttccaacctttcaggaagAATATTTATAGGCGGAGCTTCTACGAACGCCTTGAttgattcaggagccactcattcattcatatctgagaCCTTTGCGATTTCCATCGAGGTCAAGACGATTGGATTGGATGTGGCGTATTCTGTGGTTATTCCatctggcgaggagatggcagcgacTAGCGTAGtacgagacatagacctcgagcttcatggaaATCTTGTCTATGCGGATTTGATCGTgctgccaatgccagagttcGATATTatccttgggatggattggctgcACAAGAACAGAGTACTTATTGAttttcagcggagatctgttctagtacGACCGCTTGGAAGGAAGCAATTCCTATTTGAGCCTGACCGGTACTTTAATTTGCCTATCATGATATCTTgtattcaggctaggaagctcatgcataggggTTGTCGAGCATTCATTGCGACCATTATATCTGTTCCCGAGGTCCCCAGCCAGTCAGTTGCAGATGTCCCAGTTGTTAGGGACTTTTCAGACTTTTTTCccgatgacgtctctggtagaCCACCGGTACGAGAGGTTGAGTTTTCgatcgatcttatgccag agtcAAGAGGATCACAACAGGCATCTGACCGCAGTATTGCAGACGTTGCAGAGGCACAAGCTGTTCGCTAA